The following nucleotide sequence is from Candidatus Bipolaricaulis sibiricus.
TACCAGACCTACGAGTGGCCCTGTTCAAGGCGAACGGAAGTCACAGCAGCTTGAGCCGTTTCAGATCCGCCTCGGTCCAGCTGAGGTCGTCCAGGATTGCCTGCAGGGTTCGGAGAGGGAACGTATCGCCAGGACGCCGGTACACGATCACCGCGCGTCGTCCATCTCGCGGGTTAGGGTAGACCCGATGGCTCCCTCGTTGCCGGTCGAGCAAGAACCCATCCCGCTCCAACGCAGCACAGAGTTCTCGGACGGTGATCGTTCACAGTTCGGGAGGGACCCTCATACCGTGACGGTGAGGGCCTCCTCTTGGGTCGAGGGAAGGTGCTCAGGGCCCTCCACGGGAATCGGGTCGCCGTGCGCGGGCATGGACTCGATATAAGCGGCAGCGGCTTCTCGGATGTTGACGAGCGCCTCATCCCGGGTGGCTCCCCAGGAATGGCAGCCACGAAGCGCGGGGCAGGAGGCGTGGAACCCGCCTTCATCCGGTTCCAGAACGACACGAACGCGAAACGTCACCTGTACCATCCCCTCCAGACGGAGCATAGCAGGCCGCCGCTCGCAGGGGTGGTAAGGCAAGCCCCGGGTCCGCGGACCTTGCTGGCCCGCGGATCTCCGCTGCAGGCAACGCAACCCTGATGAGCGGAGCTGCTCACCGCCGGGGGACGCCGAGAGACCCGCTGTCCGTGCTCCGTCGCCCGTAACCCGTTCGCCCCTCAAAGGCCGTCGGGGACAAGCCCCGACGCTACAGCCCCCCGCAAGGCTTGCGTGGCCGCAGGATCCGCGGGCCTCGATAGTCAGGTGCGAGAGCGGCGAGCGAAGCCGGGGAAGGGGCGGCTATACTTCCCCCCGCATGGAACTGCGCGATGATCTGGTGATCGAGCCGGTCCGCGACGGCGCGGGGTACCGCGCCTGCGAACGGCTCCAGCAACAGGTGTGGGGGTTCGCGGACCTCGCGGTGATCCCCGACCACCTCATCCACATGGTGGTCAACGCGGGGGGCCTCCTCCTCGGGGCGTTCGACGGGATCGGCCCGGGACGGGAGATGATCGGGTTCACCCTGTCCGTGGTCGGTCTGCTCGACGGCGGCGTGCTCCGCCACTACTCGCTCATGGCCGCGGTGCGGCCGGGGTTCCAGGACCGCGGGGTCGGTTATGCGCTCAAGCTCGCCCAACGGGAGCACGTGCTGGCCCAGGGGATCGGGATCATCACCTGGACGTTCGACCCCCTGGAGTCGCGGAACGCCTACTTCAACCTGAACAAGCTCGGGGGGGTCGTTGCCCAGTACCTCCCCAACTACTTCGGGGAGCTCCGCGATGCGCGGAACCGGGGAATCGACACGGACCGCCTCCTCTGCCAGTGGCACCTGCGGTCGCCGCGCGTGGAGAGCTACCTCAAGGGCGGGAAGCCCCCCGCGCTCCCCCTCGGGGAGATCGAGACGATCAACCGCACCCAGCGCATGGCGTCGGGGCTGCGCGCCCCGGCTGGGTTCCGACCCGACCTGCGGGCCCCGAACCTTCTGTTCGAGATCCCGTCGGACCTCCAGACGCTGCGGAAGGAGGATCTCGACCTCGCCCGGACGTGGCGGCTCGAAGCGCGGCGGGCCTTGGGGACCTACCTCGACGAGGGGTACCTCGTGACCTCCCTCTTCCGCCAGGGCGACCGGAGCTTCCTCGTTCTGGAGAGGTCCTCTCTTCCCAAGGTTCTGGAACGGCCGTGATGCGGATCGAGCGCGCGACCCTCTATCTCGTGGAGATGCCCCTCGTCGCCCCGTTCGTGACGAGCTTCGGGGAGCAGCGGGTCCGGCAGGCGCTCCTCGTCGCCCTGGAGTCCGGCGGGCGCACGGGGTGGGGGGAGTGCGTGGCGGGTACGGGACCGTGGTACTCCCCGGAGACGACCGAGACGGCGCGTCACGTCATCCTCGACTGCCTCCTCCCCCTTCTGCACGGGCGGGAGATCGGCCACCCCCGGGAGTTCCCGGCCCTTGTCGCGTCGATCCGCGGGCACGGGATGGCGAAGGCGGCGGTGGAGGCCGCGCTGTGGGACCTCCACGCCCAGAGGGAGGGGGTGCCCCTCGCCGCGCTCCTCGGCGGAACCCGGGACCGGGTCCCGGCCGGGGTGAGCGTGGGGATCCAGCCCGACGTGGAGACGCTCGTCGCGCGCGTCGCGGGGTACGTGGCCGAGGGGTACCGGCGGGTGAAGCTGAAGGTCAAGCCGGGGTGGGACCTCGGACCGCTGGCCGCGGTGCGGGAGCGGTTCCCCGACCTTCCCCTCTCGGTGGACGCGAACGCCGCGTACGCGCTCGCCGACGGGGCGCACCTGCGGGAGTTCGATCGGTTCGGGCTCCTCATGGTCGAGCAGCCGCTCGCCCACGACGACCTCGTCGGCCACGCCCGGCTGGCGGAGACCCTGAGGACGCCGCTCTGCCTCGACGAGTCGGTCACCTCGCCCCACCGGGCGTGGGAGGCGCTCGAGCTCGGCGCCTGCCGGATCCTCAACGTGAAGCAGGGCCGACTGGGCGGCCCGTCCGCGGTGCTCGAGGTGCACGCGCTGGCCCAGGAGCGGGGGGTGCCCCTGTGGTGCGGGGGGATGCTCGAGACCGGGATCGGCCGGGCCCTCAACGCTGCCGTGGCCTCCCTCCCCGGGTTCACGCTTCCCCACGACATCTCGGCCACGGACCGCTACTACCGGGAGGATATCGCCACACCTCCCTTTCGTCTGGAGGACGGGCACATCCGCGTCCCTACGCAGCCCGGCCTGGGTGTGGAGGTGGACCTCGCGCGGCTGCACCGGTTCGCGGTGCGGCTGTGGGCGTGGCGCTCGTGAGGAGGGACCGATGACGAAGGCGGAACTGGCGAAGATGATCGATCACACCGTGCTCGGGCCGGAGACGGGCCGGGCCGCGGTGGAGAAGGTGTGCGCTCAGGCGATCGAGCACGGGTTCATCGCCGTGTGCATCCCGCCGGGCCACGTGGCGTGGGCGAAGCCTCTTCTGCGCGCAACTGGTGTTCGTCTGTGCACGGTGGTCGGGTTTCCCCACGGCCAGCACAAGCCGGAGGTGAAGGCGTTCGAGGCGGCGCGGGCCGTGGCCGACGGCGCGGTCGAGGTGGACATGGTGGTGGACATCGCTGCGCTCAAGGAGGGGGACCGGGCCCGTGTTTTGGCCGACGTCCGCGCGGTGCGGGAGGCGGCCCCCAAGCCGGTCGTCCTCAAGGTGATCCTCGAGTGCTGCCTCCTTTCCGACGCCCAGAAGGTCCTCGGGGCCGAGCTCTGCCAGGAGGCCGGCGCGGACTTCGTAAAGACGTCGACCGGGTTCAGCTCCGGGGGGGCGACGGCCGAGGATGTGGCTCTTCTCCGCCGGACGGTGGGCCGGGCGATGGGGGTCAAGGCGTCCGGTGGGATTCGTGATTACGCGACGGCGGTTCGCCTGATCGAGGCCGGCGCAAGTCGCATCGGTGCTTCGAAGAGCCTCGAGATCCTCGCGGGAGCCCCCGGTTGACCCGAGCGCACCCACGTTGGCGCTCTGTCAACCCTGCGCTCTGGTTCCGCCGCCGCGCACGCCGAGACTGCTGAGGGCAGACCGGTGACCCGGGAACGACGTCTGTCCGGACTTCAGGGCACGGACCACGAACTCCGGGCCACGGGTTCTCGCCGCGCGTTCCGCGTCTCGTCGGTGGCCGTGCCGATGGGGCCGGCGGCAGGTGAGCAGGGTGGCTGAGCTTACTCGGGACCGTGGGATCGTCGTCCGGACTCAGGACCACGCTGAGACAGACCGGATTGCGGTTCTGCTTACCCCACGCGGTCGGCTAGATGTGCTCGCCAAGGGGGCCCGACGGCTGGAGCACGCGGCCGGGGCGGTCCTCGATCCCCTCCACGTGGTGGACGTGATCCACTACCGGCGCCGCGGCCTTCACCTCCTCAAGGAAGTGGGGTTTGTGCGCACGTTCCCTGCAGTGCGGGGCGACCTCGACCGGGCTACGGCGGCGCTGAAGGCCCTCCGCTGGGTGACGGACTTCGTCCCTCCCGACGCTCCCGACGACCGACCGTACACCCTGACCCTCGAACTGCTCGACGCCCTCGATGGCGGCCTAGCGACACCCGTGTTCACCGCGGCCTACCAGCTGCGGCTCCTCGCCGCGGTCGGGCTTGGACCCCATCTGGGCGGCTGCGTCGGCTGCGGGAGAGCGGAGGGGCTGACCTGGAGCCCGGAGCGGGGCGGACTTCTCTGCACGCAGTGCGGGGGGAGAGGAGTCCCCGTGCCGACCCGCTTGTGGCGGTCGCTCGACGCTCTGGCTCGGCTTCCCCTTCCCGCCCTCGCCCGGCTGCGCCTCGCCGACGAGGATTTGGCAGCGGGAGTCGCTCTTCTTCAGGAGTTCCGCGTGGCCCAGCTCGGTCGCTAGAAGCGGGGCCGGGTCACGGCTATAGTGTGACTGTGGAGTGCCAGATCGTCGCGTGCGACCGGGTCGTGTTCTCGGGATCAGCGGCTGGCGTCTACGCCCGAAGTCGCGACGGGTGGTTCGGGGTCCTACCGGGTCACGCCCGGGCGGTGTTCGCGCTGGCCGATGCGCCTCTTCGTGTGCTGACCTCTGACGGGACGGTGGCGTTCCACATCCAGGGGGGCACGCTGTACGTAGAGCCGCAGCGCGTCACCGTCTTCAGCGAGCGTGCCTCGCCGATGCCCGCCCATCCCTCGACCGCGGGGTAGGCCCGAGGTCCGATGGCCTAGAGCGGGAGGACCGCTCTCAGTTCCTCGGACAAAGAGAGAGGGCCTTGGTTCTCCAAGGCCCCCTTGACGGTCAGACGTGGTGCTACCGCGGCGTGACGTTCTTCGCCTGCGGGCCCTTCGGGCCCTGCTCAACGTCGAACTCCACGACCTGCCCTTCGCGCAGGCTCTTGAAGCCGG
It contains:
- a CDS encoding Deoxyribose-phosphate aldolase, which translates into the protein MTKAELAKMIDHTVLGPETGRAAVEKVCAQAIEHGFIAVCIPPGHVAWAKPLLRATGVRLCTVVGFPHGQHKPEVKAFEAARAVADGAVEVDMVVDIAALKEGDRARVLADVRAVREAAPKPVVLKVILECCLLSDAQKVLGAELCQEAGADFVKTSTGFSSGGATAEDVALLRRTVGRAMGVKASGGIRDYATAVRLIEAGASRIGASKSLEILAGAPG
- a CDS encoding N-acylamino acid racemase is translated as MRIERATLYLVEMPLVAPFVTSFGEQRVRQALLVALESGGRTGWGECVAGTGPWYSPETTETARHVILDCLLPLLHGREIGHPREFPALVASIRGHGMAKAAVEAALWDLHAQREGVPLAALLGGTRDRVPAGVSVGIQPDVETLVARVAGYVAEGYRRVKLKVKPGWDLGPLAAVRERFPDLPLSVDANAAYALADGAHLREFDRFGLLMVEQPLAHDDLVGHARLAETLRTPLCLDESVTSPHRAWEALELGACRILNVKQGRLGGPSAVLEVHALAQERGVPLWCGGMLETGIGRALNAAVASLPGFTLPHDISATDRYYREDIATPPFRLEDGHIRVPTQPGLGVEVDLARLHRFAVRLWAWRS